The Chelmon rostratus isolate fCheRos1 chromosome 9, fCheRos1.pri, whole genome shotgun sequence sequence ACAttaggagaaaaaaatcattttatcacACTGTGTAGTACAGGTCCCCGATCAGTCTAATAAAATAAGAAGCCTGCTTCTAGTTTCTAGTTTCTATAGTTAAGAAAAATCAGCAGTGCTCTCGATGGGTTGaaatcttcacacacactcacacaaaacaatCTCAATCTCATTTTATAATATAAAATCACACAAACTATTTTCAACAAAACGAAATAGATGAAAATTTTATTAGCATTGGAATTAAGGATCTTTAAAAGTTGTCTTCAGAGGAAACATCATGAGCTGTAAAAATCTCTCATGTGCTACAATTGAAAACACTTCATGGTTACAGACACTGTCCTTCCCATTTCGTTCAAAAGGAAAAGTAGTTAAAACTGCTTCCTGTGAAACATTACAtgtattcatttcttttcaattaaaagtttgacaaacacaaaatcctCCTTTTCCAAGCATGAGTCATTCAACTGAACAGTGAAAGCAGTCAGTAAACCCTGAAGGTGAACTAGACTAAAAGCTTTTGGGCTCTTAAATAAGGGCggcttgcaaaaaaaaattcagaataCATTTCTTTACTGTGCTGTGAATTGCCTGTCAGCGCTGTATTTACTTTTTATGGCTGATTTCAATTGAAGGTGCACTGTATCTCCCTGAAAAAGTGGTTTATTTGCTATTTTACTGCCCATGAAAGACATGGAGCTGTTTTCTGCTATCAGTGTTTGTGACTGAATGGAGGACCTTGAGAGCGAGAGCTCTACAGATCCACATCTGGAGGCATGCTCATGCCCCCTGGTGGTGGTTTGGTGCTGATCCAGCAGAGGAATCCGAGACCCTCCTGATGGTGGAGGTGCTGTTAGAAGCGTCAGAGTCAGAGTTAACAAGATTGTTCGGTTTGCGGGGACCACCCACTGTCACAGTGCGGCTCCCGTCTGAACACAGGggacaagaaagagaaaacaatgaatCATCCACCTTCAAATGACTTCAACCATGTGGTCATCATGTCCTCCATGCACTAGCATTGCTTTGCTTCAGAAAAGGCACCTGAGTAATCGCTGAGTCTGAAACGTCCACAGCACAAGTGGACTCTCCATTGTCTCCTCACATTTTCCTTCATCAAACAgtggaacaaaaaaacaaagaacccTAGGACAATAAAGCAAGTTTCTCTTAGCACGACTAGCACAGTTTACAGCCTTGAACCATAATCATCACATTTGTGCTACTTCTCAAAAGAGAAAACCTCACCATTACATTCTTCTTTATGAGTCATGAAAACTCTACCACAATGATCAAAATTAACTAAGAGAATTACAGATGTGTTGAAAATGACTTGCCCTCCTGTAACGAATGTTCTCATATTTACCCTGCAAACTGTTGAAGATGCAGAACAGGTACATCAGGACCACCCTGTTCGCCTCAAATGAAAAGAAGCCCATTGCCCATGTCAGGCCTAGTAGGACGGTGAGACTGGCCACCGTCCTCAGGTCACGCAGAGAcatgcagctgtctgcagacGGCTTATTGGCCCTCATCTGTCTGATCTGGATCAGAACCATGATGAACACTAAGAGGTTGCACAACAGGATCAGGAGAATGAACGCTATCACCGTCACATAGAGGAAGGCGTCattctgcagccag is a genomic window containing:
- the adgrg4a gene encoding adhesion G-protein coupled receptor G2 is translated as MNLSAAVLGLSMLFLLDSWLSSFSNYGLCIATAATLHYFLLASFTWMGLEAVHMYFALVKVFNIYVPCYILKFCAVGWGVPLVIVSLVLAIDKDAYGNIVPEGTAVVLQSTDPFCWLQNDAFLYVTVIAFILLILLCNLLVFIMVLIQIRQMRANKPSADSCMSLRDLRTVASLTVLLGLTWAMGFFSFEANRVVLMYLFCIFNSLQGFFVFLFHCLMKENVRRQWRVHLCCGRFRLSDYSDGSRTVTVGGPRKPNNLVNSDSDASNSTSTIRRVSDSSAGSAPNHHQGA